In Saccharicrinis fermentans DSM 9555 = JCM 21142, a genomic segment contains:
- a CDS encoding V-type ATP synthase subunit D, which yields MAVKFQYNKTSQQQMDKQLKIREKALPTLQNKEAALRIEVKRAKKRADELGHELETKMADLDKISRLWGEFDMQAISIEDVVLESKKIAGVQTPVLKDVVFKKEPFALFSKPVWFLDGVKIVEDLAKIGIEREVFMRKMQLLDVARKKTTQKVNLYEKVQIPGYKDAIRKIKRFLEDEENLSKSAQKIVKDRQQKQQEQEVES from the coding sequence ATGGCCGTAAAGTTTCAATATAACAAAACCTCGCAACAGCAAATGGACAAGCAGCTCAAGATTCGTGAGAAGGCTTTGCCCACACTGCAGAATAAAGAAGCAGCGCTGCGTATTGAGGTGAAAAGAGCAAAAAAACGAGCAGATGAGCTCGGACATGAACTTGAAACCAAAATGGCTGATTTAGATAAAATATCAAGACTTTGGGGTGAGTTTGACATGCAAGCCATATCTATTGAAGATGTGGTGCTGGAAAGTAAAAAAATTGCAGGAGTTCAAACCCCGGTGCTTAAAGATGTTGTATTTAAAAAAGAGCCGTTTGCACTTTTTAGTAAGCCAGTGTGGTTTTTAGACGGAGTTAAAATTGTTGAAGATCTGGCAAAGATTGGCATAGAGCGTGAAGTGTTTATGCGAAAGATGCAATTGCTGGATGTAGCCCGTAAAAAAACAACACAAAAGGTTAACTTATACGAAAAGGTTCAAATACCCGGTTATAAAGATGCCATTAGAAAGATCAAACGATTCCTAGAGGATGAAGAAAACCTTTCAAAATCGGCACAAAAAATTGTAAAAGACCGTCAACAAAAACAGCAAGAACAGGAGGTGGAATCATGA